A window from Priestia filamentosa encodes these proteins:
- a CDS encoding acyltransferase family protein, protein MQVKEVFFIRCISCLSVVMIHVLGITMHSTSSMLVTLLMFSTPSFIFISEFLLSYSYPNGTPKGFLLKRIQFIFLPFLFVAFIDAVMMSSLGGNATLLSFLQRISANIFLGNFIGYFILIIFQFYLLHIFFHQILQRISAKFVLSIAFLVNGGYLTFVTFIDIPSFGPNPIFPISWIPFVGWVFYFCLAYYCGQNYKGFISLLDQYRYIVYGIAALSAFMILNNTYFGFFEVSSKRPDILLYTTSIIFLLFHLFSKVSKVPYIIMTISNYSFSIYLFHVYFLGIGLTILNSFTEIQNSLSLMVIYSFSIVGPMMLSWVFNHFKYGYMFVGKIYKPKQSQ, encoded by the coding sequence ATGCAAGTAAAAGAGGTATTTTTTATTAGATGCATTTCGTGTTTAAGTGTTGTTATGATTCATGTGTTAGGAATTACAATGCATAGTACATCATCTATGTTAGTGACGTTATTAATGTTTAGTACTCCATCATTCATCTTTATTTCTGAGTTTTTACTTTCCTATTCATATCCAAATGGAACACCAAAAGGTTTTTTACTAAAGAGAATACAGTTTATTTTTTTACCATTCCTTTTTGTCGCCTTTATTGATGCTGTTATGATGTCTAGTTTAGGGGGGAATGCGACACTACTATCATTTCTACAAAGAATAAGCGCTAACATCTTTCTTGGTAATTTCATCGGGTACTTCATCCTTATCATCTTCCAGTTTTACTTATTGCATATTTTCTTTCATCAAATACTCCAGCGGATTTCTGCTAAGTTTGTTCTGTCTATAGCGTTTTTGGTTAATGGAGGATACCTTACTTTTGTAACGTTTATAGATATTCCTTCTTTTGGACCTAACCCAATCTTTCCGATTTCTTGGATTCCTTTCGTAGGATGGGTTTTCTATTTTTGTCTTGCTTACTATTGCGGACAAAATTATAAGGGATTCATTTCTTTATTAGATCAATATCGTTATATCGTGTATGGTATTGCAGCTTTATCAGCCTTTATGATTTTAAATAATACGTATTTTGGTTTCTTTGAAGTATCATCGAAAAGGCCTGATATTCTTCTATACACAACAAGTATAATCTTTTTACTTTTCCATCTGTTCTCAAAAGTTTCAAAAGTACCTTATATTATCATGACAATTAGTAATTACTCTTTCTCCATTTATTTATTTCATGTGTATTTCTTAGGGATAGGGCTTACGATTTTAAATAGTTTTACAGAAATACAAAATTCACTAAGCCTTATGGTTATTTATAGCTTTTCAATTGTTGGCCCAATGATGTTATCGTGGGTTTTTAACCATTTTAAATATGGATATATGTTTGTTGGGAAGATCTATAAACCAAAACAGAGTCAATGA